The stretch of DNA GTGGTCGGTGCTAAAGCCAAAATATTCTCGCCAGTGCGTTACCTTCGGTTCGTCACCGTGAGCAGGTATATTGGCACGTTCTTGAAGCTGTGCTTGTGTCATAACTAATCGCAGGATTGCTGATTGCTAATTGAAGGATTGCTAATTGGCTTTTTTTACCATTACCCATCCTGACCTTAGCGATTAATGGTTGTGGAGATGGTGTAGGCTTTCGGTTGTGACACCCATCTCACTCGCGTAGGGAGCCAAAAACTCAGCATTCGAGAGTTCTACGGGATTCACTGCAACAGACTGATTTAGAGCTTCGTTTCTAGCAACTTCTTGCTGTTCGCCCATCCATTTATCGTAGTCTTCGGGTGTCTCGACAATTACTTTTGTCTTCATCACTCCATGATAGGCACCACAGAGTTCCGCACAGATTACTGGATATTCACCCACTTTATTAGGTGTGAACCGCAGTTCACTTTGCCGTCCTGGAACTGCATCCTGCTTCAACCGAAACTCAGGCACCCAAAAAGCGTGTATTACATCATTAGCTGAGATGTTTAGTTTCACTTCCCGCCCGATGGGAAGGTGTAATTCGCCTGTGGTAACGTTCGTGTCAGGGTAGCTAAAAAGCCAAGCAAATTGCAGGCCCGTAACATTGATTACGTATTCTGGAGCTTGACCTTCCTTATCAGGCGTAGGGCCGATTCGGGGAGAAGTTACGCCTAGTCCTTCAGAATCGCGTTTTTGGGGAAGTTCCTTGCGATTCAGGGCTGTGGCGGGATCGTCTAGGGCTTCTTCTTGTAGCTGTTGATTGCGATTTTCCGTATCTGTCAGGGTGGCAGCGATCGCGGCTCCTGGCATTCTGGCAAAATGTTTATCACTCTTGACATGGGCAACCGAGTGATCCATTGGGCTGATTCCGCCCATCTGGCTGTAAACCTCAAAACTGTAGATAGAGATTCCCAGAACAATCACCGCCGGGATCGCTGTCCACAAAATTTCTAAAGGGATGTTGCCATGCACTGGTGGCCCGTCTGTGTTGTCATCTGGGCGACGGCGAAATCTAATAACTGAAATGATGATTATCCCTTCAACTATCAGAAACAGCCCTGTCGAAATGGTCATCATGGCGTTAAACAGCTTGTCCACCAAGGGAGCTTCCTGGGAAGCTGCTATCGGCAGAAGACCATGATTTTGACCGTACCAGAGGCTGACAAGGGTGACAACAATGCCAACCAGTAAAGTTAGTATCTGACTTGGGATGTTCACGGTTATGTCTTCGATTCCTGCAAAACTGCTGAACAAAATAATCTGGGAATTCAAGCCACAGACAGGATTTATTAGTCAGGCGTCAGTCGTCTGGGAAGATGTGTCAAGTTGTCCATTTGAAACCCCAGAAGGTTCTAACAACTTTCAAACGCCCACGGACAACGGATAAATAAGTAGCTCTATGTCGATCTTAGGAAATCCAAATCAGTTCAGCTTACTTACCACGGTAAGCCTAAGCGAGCTTGCTGGCCAGTAAACCTCCCCTATCTTTATAGATTTCTTTGGGATCGCGCTCTGTCGATGGGTAGGTGGTGCAGCGTCTATGGCGCTGAATTCCGATAATATTTAATTATTGTAACGATTAGTAAATAAAATGTAATCTAATATACCCAAGTCTCCCAATCGGAAGAAATTCCTAAAGCTTTAGCTGATGGTGCAGCAAGGTTATTAGAGTGGTAGCTAGAGTCGGTCATTTTTCCAGCTAGGATGCTAGCTTGGGGATGAGCGGATACTCAGGATTTGATTAAGCAAAATTTGCTTTGGGAAAACTATGACAGAATCCGTCCTTCATCAGGATGTTCGCACTCCGGAGGATTCCCAACCCAGGGACAAGATCCGTCGCCTGGTGTTTAGGATGGCGATCGCTACCTTAATTTTGATGGCAATCGGTAGCGCAACGCGAGTTATGAATGCTGGGCTTGCCTGCCCGGACTGGCCTTTGTGTTACGGTCAGCTAGTGCCATCTTCACAGATGAATCTCCAGGTATTTCTGGAGTGGTTTCACAGATTGGATGCGGCTGTAATTGGGTTAGGCGCGATCGCGCTCACTGCGGTTTCGTGGTGGAATCGTCGCTCTTTACCAACTTGGGTGCCTATTGCATCCACTTTTGCGCTTTTTTTGGTGATTTTCCAGGGTGTCTTGGGCGGACTGACAGTAACCCAACTCCTCCGTTTCGATATTGTCACCGCTCACCTGGGAACAGCTTTGTTGTTTTTCACAACTCTGCTGGTAATTGGTGCCGCACTCCTACCTTATCAAGGCACTGGCACCGCTAGTAAACTGCCGTGGATTAGCTTAAGTGCTGCCATTTTTGTATATTTACAAAGTTTACTCGGTGGATTAGTCGGTTCTCAGTGGGCGCTACATCAGTGTTTTGGAGCGCAAGAACTCTGCACGGTGATGAATAGTCACATTGCCGGAGTTATACCGCCAACCGTTGCCACAATAGCCGTGGTGGTTTTCGCATGGCGCACGCCCGCACTGCATCCGCTACTGCGAAAGCTGGCTAACTTGGCGGGTGGTTTACTGGT from Funiculus sociatus GB2-C1 encodes:
- a CDS encoding cytochrome c oxidase subunit II — translated: MNIPSQILTLLVGIVVTLVSLWYGQNHGLLPIAASQEAPLVDKLFNAMMTISTGLFLIVEGIIIISVIRFRRRPDDNTDGPPVHGNIPLEILWTAIPAVIVLGISIYSFEVYSQMGGISPMDHSVAHVKSDKHFARMPGAAIAATLTDTENRNQQLQEEALDDPATALNRKELPQKRDSEGLGVTSPRIGPTPDKEGQAPEYVINVTGLQFAWLFSYPDTNVTTGELHLPIGREVKLNISANDVIHAFWVPEFRLKQDAVPGRQSELRFTPNKVGEYPVICAELCGAYHGVMKTKVIVETPEDYDKWMGEQQEVARNEALNQSVAVNPVELSNAEFLAPYASEMGVTTESLHHLHNH
- a CDS encoding COX15/CtaA family protein yields the protein MTESVLHQDVRTPEDSQPRDKIRRLVFRMAIATLILMAIGSATRVMNAGLACPDWPLCYGQLVPSSQMNLQVFLEWFHRLDAAVIGLGAIALTAVSWWNRRSLPTWVPIASTFALFLVIFQGVLGGLTVTQLLRFDIVTAHLGTALLFFTTLLVIGAALLPYQGTGTASKLPWISLSAAIFVYLQSLLGGLVGSQWALHQCFGAQELCTVMNSHIAGVIPPTVATIAVVVFAWRTPALHPLLRKLANLAGGLLVLQIALGVATFRLHLQVEPLTVAHQAVGAALLGSMVVFTVLALRDRNASVVVPDPSL